In Bernardetia litoralis DSM 6794, the genomic window ATCGTGATTTTAGAGAAAATTATTTGTATATGTTGGATGAGAATCCAGCTACACAACCTGATGATTCTTTTGTAAATCGTTCGGCAGATCAAGTAAAACGCCAACGTGATAGTTATCGTAGAGATAGAGATTTTTATATGATTGTTACGGGGCTTATGTATTTACTCAATATTGGAGAAGCTACCACAACAGCACATTTCAATAATTTTGATATTGATGATGATATTTCTTTCAAATTCGAACCTCAAATGGAAAATATAGGAATTAATAGAACTACTGTAAGTGGAATTTCTCTAGTAATGACTTTTTAAGAACGAGAGAATAGGGAATGCCAAAATTATTATACATTCAAAGTTATGCTGTAATTAGTTATTGAAATTAACTGGTTACTGATAACTGATAACTGATAACTGAAATGAAAATTGCATTGTTAGGATATGGAAAAATGGGAAAAGAAATTGAACAGATTGCACTTCAAAAAGGGCATTCTATTTCTTTCAAAATTACTAGACAAAACAAAGAAGATTTACAAAAACTATCTTCTCAAAATACAGATGTTGTAATCGAATTTACTTCGCCTGAAAGTGCCTACGAGAATGTCAAATTTTGCTTAGAAAAAGGCGTTTCAGTGGTTTGTGGTTCGACAGGATGGAATGAACAGAAAAAGGAAATTGAAAAATTAGCTTTAGAGAAAAATCTAGCTTTCTTTTGGGCTTCTAATTTTAGTGTTGGTGTAAATATTTTTTTAGAAATAAACGCATTTGCAGCCAAACTCATGCAATCTTATCAAGATTATGATTTAGAAATTACAGAAATTCATCATACAGAAAAAAAAGATGCTCCAAGTGGAACAGCCATTACTTTAGCAGAAACAATTTTGAAAAATTATGATGCAAAACAAGAATGGCAATTGGTAGAAAATAATAAAAGAAATAATGATAATTCTATAAATGCAGCTACTATTTCTATCTTTGCAGAGCGAGAAGAAGATGTAAAAGGAACTCACACAACTACTTATTCTTCAAGTGTTGATGAAATTTCGATCACACACAAAGCCTATTCAAGAGAAGGATTTGCTAAAGGAGCTGTTTTAGCAACCGAGTTTTTAAATGATAAAAAAGGTGTTTTTGGAATGAAAGATTTATTAAAAATAGATTAATCTTAGAAAAAGAATGTAATAATTACCCATTCTCAACTACAAATTCTGTATCTAATCAAATAGAAATTTCGTTTTCAGTAAAGTACAACAGATTTCGCAGTCTGTTCAAAAAAAGAAGTCTGTTATCATTAATAAAAATAAATTATGGCATTTTTTAAAAAAAATCAAGCAGAAACAGAGGATAAAAATAAAACTCCCGAAAAGAAAAAAAGTGTTGCTAGAGAATGGTTTGATTCAATTCTTTTTGCTGTCATTGCAGCAAGTTTAATTCGTTGGTTATTATTTGAGCCTTTTCAAATTCCGACTTCTTCAATGGAAAATTCTCTTTTAGTAGGTGATTTTTTGTTTGTAAGTAAGATTCATTATGGAGCAAGAAGCACCAAAACACCTCTTCAAATTCCACTTACTCACCAAACTATTTGGGGAACAGATTCTGCAAAATCATATTTAGATTGGATTCAGTTACCTCAATTTCGTTTACCTGGGTTTTCAGATATTGAGCGTGATGATGTCATTGTTTTTAATTATCCTGCCGAAGAGCAGCATCCTAGTGATTTGAGGACAAATTATATCAAACGCTGTGTAGCTATTGCAGGCGATGAAATTGAAATCAAAGACAGAGCTATCTATATAAATGGAAATGCAGTAGATTTTCCACAACAATCACAACACAAATATTTGGTTATTGCTTCTCAACTCTTGCAAAAAGATACATTTTACGAGCTTGGTATTCCAATAGATAATCAAACAGGAGCAGTGCAGCCAACACCTTATAATTATGACAAATATAATGATTTGCGTGGTTCTATGAATGCACTTCTTGAAAATAGCAGCTCTACTTTTAAGGGCGCAGAAAAATATAAAGGGCAAGATGTATATCCTTATATTATGGATTTGAGTCAAGAAGAAGTTGAAAGTTTGAAGAAATATCCTAAA contains:
- the dapB gene encoding 4-hydroxy-tetrahydrodipicolinate reductase, with protein sequence MKIALLGYGKMGKEIEQIALQKGHSISFKITRQNKEDLQKLSSQNTDVVIEFTSPESAYENVKFCLEKGVSVVCGSTGWNEQKKEIEKLALEKNLAFFWASNFSVGVNIFLEINAFAAKLMQSYQDYDLEITEIHHTEKKDAPSGTAITLAETILKNYDAKQEWQLVENNKRNNDNSINAATISIFAEREEDVKGTHTTTYSSSVDEISITHKAYSREGFAKGAVLATEFLNDKKGVFGMKDLLKID
- the lepB gene encoding signal peptidase I encodes the protein MAFFKKNQAETEDKNKTPEKKKSVAREWFDSILFAVIAASLIRWLLFEPFQIPTSSMENSLLVGDFLFVSKIHYGARSTKTPLQIPLTHQTIWGTDSAKSYLDWIQLPQFRLPGFSDIERDDVIVFNYPAEEQHPSDLRTNYIKRCVAIAGDEIEIKDRAIYINGNAVDFPQQSQHKYLVIASQLLQKDTFYELGIPIDNQTGAVQPTPYNYDKYNDLRGSMNALLENSSSTFKGAEKYKGQDVYPYIMDLSQEEVESLKKYPKLFLDMIVSIDAQDNLFPLNRNYLNWDISKTGATASDFDWKLDNFGTLKVPNEGWKMPVNPQNLALYGKYIKDYEGNDNVEINDGKLILDGNEISEYVFKQNYYFMMGDNRHSSADSRFWGFVPEDHIVGKATMVFMSIDPDFNKGGTFSRMRWDRAFTIIE